In the genome of Neoarius graeffei isolate fNeoGra1 chromosome 27, fNeoGra1.pri, whole genome shotgun sequence, one region contains:
- the LOC132874715 gene encoding uromodulin-like, protein MAKSWTVLGLFFITAFTSYVSGLVIVTSCDACHKHASCAPVLKKSPPQADSFPDTFTCFCIEGFSGNGITCYNISACSTLGASCCTDGYHWSEHGCIDIDECSNEKNPCSAPLQCKNTPGSFACLPPVAYTKDTMLNVELASNQLSCGSEVCSSGQDCISINGALRCADPCQQYTILDDSWRSTDYKINDTVHCDVGINWHGWYRMYLGNASVWMPERCIPPNTCGTNAPIWLKTPPPSPSEGVVQATVCASWLPGCCTFQFSIGVKACPGNYYVYKFVSPPLCFLAYAADANSAVCDTCKKGESCVSANKITWTCKAQAPDPVRLAGSSNRCEGRVELYHDGQWGMVCDDGWNMKNAEVVCRQIGCGKAISAPMNAFFSPGTGPIWLDNTNCTGNEAYLVDCSHSGFENHSCGHHEDAGVIAKYISLSDASPELVCNMTTMLVGVPNNFRSLDPSSGHLADPSCTASHEANGTVWYEVQSQAGMCGNVLRTNSTQAIYSNILYLYPVNISTFVLPTAFPFSCVYSLDSLTSLDLAVKPFLPMQESGLIGFGPSAHASMSLFHDDKFISSYPPGPVTLPAGMPLYVGMTVQEVESTRFNVVMEECYIMDTPDANSTERYYLIQNRCSSNPRDVTVNENGVSQSARFTALLFLYEGNYNEMFLQCHFTLCDKTTESCSAKCQTRATRSISNHEFLTIGPITWIKEGQ, encoded by the exons ATGGCAAAGTCTTGGACAGTACTTGGCCTATTCTTCATAACAGCTTTTACATCTTATGTCTCAG GTTTGGTGATAGTCACTTCCTGTGATGCGTGCCATAAGCATGCCTCCTGTGCACCTGTTCTGAAGAAATCTCCCCCTCAGGCTGATTCCTTTCCAGACACATTCACCTGCTTCTGCATTGAGGGTTTCTCCGGCAATGGCATCACCTGCTATAACATCTCGGCATGTAGTACACTTGGGGCCTCCTGTTGCACTGATGGGTACCACTGGTCTGAACATGGCTGTATTGACATTGATGAGTGTTCTAATGAGAAGAATCCCTGCTCTGCTCCACTACAGTGTAAAAATACACCCGGGTCTTTTGCCTGTCTGCCCCCGGTTGCTTACACTAAAGATACCATGCTAAATGTTGAGCTAGCCTCTAACCAACTGAGCTGTGGGAGTGAGGTGTGCAGCTCAGGTCAGGACTGCATCAGTATAAATGGAGCTCTCCGCTGTGCCGATCCCTGCCAGCAATACACCATTTTGGATGACTCATGGCGATCCACTGACTATAAGATAAATGATACAGTGCACTGTGATGTGGGCATCAACTGGCATGGCTGGTACAGGATGTACCTGGGCAATGCCAGTGTCTGGATGCCTGAGAGATGCATCCCACCCAACACTTGTGGCACAAACGCCCCGATTTGGCTCAAGACCCCCCCTCCGTCACCGTCAGAAGGTGTGGTGCAGGCCACTGTGTGTGCGAGCTGGTTGCCAGGCTGCTGTACCTTTCAGTTCTCCATTGGTGTCAAAGCCTGCCCCGGAAACTACTACGTctacaagtttgtctcaccacctCTATGCTTCTTGGCATATGCAGCAG ATGCCAACTCAGCAGTGTGTGACACCTGCAAGAAGGGAGAGAGCTGTGTCAGTGCAAACAAGATCACCTGGACGTGCAAGGCTCAAG CTCCAGACCCAGTGCGGCTTGCGGGCAGCAGTAACAGATGTGAGGGCAGAGTGGAGCTGTACCATGATGGTCAGTGGGGTATGGTGTGTGACGATGGctggaacatgaagaatgctgaGGTGGTTTGTAGGCAGATAGGTTGTGGGAAGGCCATTTCCGCACCCATGAATGCATTCTTCAGCCCTGGAACTGGCCCCATCTGGCTGGATAATACAAACTGCACGGGTAATGAGGCCTACCTGGTAGACTGCAGCCACAGTGGTTTTGAGAATCACAGCTGTGGTCACCATGAGGATGCTGGAGTGATT GCCAAGTACATATCTCTCTCAGATGCATCCCCTGAGCTGGTGTGTAACATGACAACGATGTTGGTGGGGGTTCCAAACAACTTCAGATCCCTTGACCCTTCATCAGGTCATCTGGCAGACCCAAGCTGCACAGCTAGTCATGAGGCCAATGGCACTGTGTGGTACGAGGTGCAAAGCCAAGCAGGCATGTGTGGAAATGTGCTGAGG ACAAACAGTACCCAGGCAATCTACTCCAATATTTTATACCTCTACCCTGTAAATATTTCTACATTCGTACTTCCCACGGCATTCCCCTTCTCCTGTGTTTACTCCCTGGACTCTCTCACAAGCTTGGATCTGGCAGTGAAACCCTTTCTGCC GATGCAGGAGTCAGGTCTGATTGGTTTCGGCCCCAGTGCCCATGCCTCCATGTCCCTGTTCCATGATGACAAGTTCATATCATCATATCCGCCAGGGCCTGTAACACTACCTGCTGGCATGCCACTCTATGTGGGTATGACTGTGCAGGAGGTGGAGTCTACTCGCTTCAATGTGGTTATGGAGGAGTGCTATATTATGGATACACCAGATGCCAATAGCACTGAGAGATATTATCTTATTCAAAACCG TTGTTCCAGTAACCCACGTGATGTGACAGTGAATGAGAATGGTGTGTCTCAGAGTGCACGCTTCACTGCACTGCTCTTCCTGTATGAGGGCAACTATAATGAGATGTTCCTGCAATGCCACTTCACCCTGTGTGATAAAACAACTGAGTCTTGCTCTGCG AAGTGTCAGACCAGAGCCACTCGCTCCATCTCCAACCACGAGTTTCTCACCATCGGGCCAATTACCT ggatcAAAGAAGGACAGTAA